The genomic stretch ATGGGGGAAATAAATGTTGTGCAACCTTCTTGTAGTACTATTTGAAGATCTCCTACCTGGAGATcaattgatttattcatttgatGCTGTAATTCCAAAATCCACATAGATGGTATAATGCTCATGAGAAATAGCATGATAGGTGGCGAAATCCTGTCAGAAGAGAAATCAACAGAAGCATTAAGTTCCTATGGTACCACATACCTAAATACTTTTGTTCATCAGCAACATCTACGATAATTTGTCCATCAGTATTTGACCCATACTGGTTACTTAGAAGCAGTGGGCAGCCGCACCGACCGGCCAGGGACCAGTGCACCAGAACCaaggcaacagtgctaacccCTAACATCTACAGATACTTGCTACTTTTGAGATGTCCATGTACAGGACCCTGTTGTTTTCACAGTCATTAAACACATAGGCCTATCTAGCAGAagccaataaaacatttaaaaataattatatatatatatatatatatatatatatatatatatatatatatatatatatatatatatatagagagagagagagagagagagagagagagagagagagagagagatcatgagtagcctatataaagctttttttttaatctctgcaATTTCcgcaacataaataataaataataataatgaataagcttaaaaactgcaataatatttttgtcttaccATTTGTAGTCCattccttttcttcttttcaaagTGAAAAACATTTCGACAACCAGAGGCAAGAACAAAAAGGTCAGAAGCCAATACAGGACATTCTTTGTAACCCATGTTACTCTTAAGACTGCAATGAGAGCAATGAGAATGAACAACGATCTGGTAACAACCGCGCATATAAACTTAACCAGCATCATAGTGCTGGATAGCTTATGTAAACACAGTAGGCTATAAAGTATGTAGACTATCCACAACCTCAGATGCAGATACTGTGTCCCGTTATTTCAGCAATAGTCCAGAACCGATGCCATATCCTGCAACCTCCCGAAAAAAAGCACAAGCGCCGCCCCTTGACAGAACTCCCTATTTCCCTAAAGTTTTATCTAGTTTGTCGATATAGCGTTCCCTCCACGTAATACACACATACGGGATAGAATAGTTGGTAGGAACTAATAAAAGTAGGCTGCTAACAATTCTACAAGTTAACAGGCTGTCAGACGATATCCCACAATAGCTACTCATGTTTAAAATGAACGTGATTCTCGATTTGGTTAATGCGGTGTTTTCGTAAATTATGGCTTACTGCCTAAAATAATGTCTAATAGGCTACAAGTGATTATAATGGGCTATTAGATTATCGCAGCCTGTATCTTACATTTCGATAATAACAGACATCAGTCGCAGCATAGTGACATAATTGCGTCTTTAGCTAAAACATATCAATGTGGTTATGACGGTGAAACGTTGACACATTTTGCTCTACTTTCGAAATGAAGGGGTGTAGCCTATTTGTTACAGTTTAGTTGACTTATCTAATAACGTCCGAGCATACATTAAATGATAGATTGCCGACTATCATTACAAAGAAACTACTTTGTCCCGCCCACTCGGGGGCGTGGTAGGGCTTAGGTAACCAAACTGGATCCTGGTAACTATGGCAACGTTGTTGGAAAACGGACGTGGAAACATGGCTACTAGAGAAAAAGTAAAACCGAATAACAAATCACAGGCGTCAGATATAGGCACTACTGGAATTAATTCAAAAGAACGCGTATGTATCGGTTTATGTGCTATATTTACAGAAACTGTCCATAGATTATAAAACGCTTCAGTAACTACTTACAGCTTTAACCTTTGCTAGCTAACCACCTAGTAGCCTAACTTGTTGATAGTTATATTAGATATATATTGGCTGCATTTTCATTTACtggatatttatttgttatttaaataatcTAATTTTAGGAAAATGGTGACAGCGAAAAAAAACACCCCACCTTCACTGAATGGAAACTTGTATCTCTTGAACAAATTAATCTGCTATTAAACCTAGAAGTGGAAGACGTGCAATTGTGAGTAGtactttttctgttttaatctGAATACCATGGTCATTGGTACAATCATTTTATTCACTTCCTTCAATTAATTCCAAAACCACTGGAATGTATTTGTCCAAAATGTAGTTTCCCCTTGCAATTTAGTTTTATATAGGCTACTGTCCTTATCGACCTGGTTGATGTTGGCCCTAGTGGAAAATACATCTTGGTTCCTGCCTGGATTTATGCTGGTTTAGCTGCTTTGAAGCTGGTTTAGAGATGGTCAAGACTTATTTGGACCATCTATGGACTTAAATTGTAGGCTGCCCAGTACCTGTACTGCCCAGTCCAAACTATTctcatattttcagaaataaacgAATCTCCTTAAGCAAATaagaattcatttaaaatgatagATAAAGATGAATGTTCTGTTCTATCTTAACCTTCCTGCTTGAAATCAAGGCAGTGTATATCAAAAAAGGTGTCAAAAATCTTTGACTTTGTGGGCTCAATTGGATCTCTTACtctgctttttatatttttaacagaCAACTGGAGGATGTACTGAACTTCAAAAACCGACAGACATGTCTAAAGGAAGCTGCCCTGTTAGATTACTTTGTCTCTGGGTTCTGGTGGGCAAAGGAAATGAATTTTACATGTCAGCAAGTTTCAGGCTTCATGGCTTTGTTGCAACTATTGCTGGACAATATCAGAGGTACGCTGGGAATATTCTGTCGAATATAACTGTATCTATGAGACAACTGTATCACTCACAATGAAGGCCTGTGCCATTTTCCTTGGTCAAGGCAAACTTTGTGATGTGGTGTGCAGTAGTATTGACCTTTCTCCATTGATGTAAAATAGTCCTCCACCCAAAAGCAGAAATCACTCAAGGGGAATGGAACACACGACTGTAGATTTGTAGAATTCGTATGTTTTCTTTGCTCATATCATTCCACCACAGTGCATTCAAACAATATGTAACCCAACCAATCCTTTCTTGTTTTTGTGCAGAAAAACAGATGCCACTAGTTGATAATTTCTCTGAATTTGCCAATGCAATCGCTGAAACCAGGCAGCCTCCATTGCCACAGGACTCTAGTCCTTTGTTTGATGTGGATCAAGCCATTTCCATCACTGACTACTTCAAGTCCAGGTTGTGTATCTAAGCTTCTCTTAGTATCTGATGTTAAATCCTTAAATCCCTATCTTTTTACTGGCTGTCATTGTAATTGTAGCCTGGGTGCAAAGACCACATGtgctttacaaaaataaaatcgcTGCAGCCGAAATGGCATTTTTATGACTGACAGGGCAAAGGAGCAGGGGTTTGAGCTGTAGTTGGGCCATGCCTGCTGCTTCCTCCCTGGGAAATACTATGGAAAAGTATCTGATGTGTAGTCAGGCTTTTGGTTGAAGATAGCACCCCTGTAGTTAGAATTCAGTGAGTGATTTAGCAGGTTAGATCTCCCAATGACGTATATTTCACAGCAGTCATCTAAAGATTGACATGCCACTCAAAATGTGATTAACAATTTCTGTATTCCGCATTCCAGATCGTGGTGTGATTTTTAGGGTAAATGAGGAATGTTGACAGCAGCACTTGGTTGTAGTTTTAGCATACTTGTTCAGTTCAACAGTCACAGGCCTTAGTATGGTTTAGATATCTAGTGTGTTTGGGACAGAAATTACGATTGGAATGAGTACACAATCAGTGCTGACGGAGAAATTTCACACTACATTGTTATATTTGTACCTTAAAATACTATTCTAAAAGTGTAAAGGGTATAGGTATACTCTCCCAGTGACAAGCCATTGTACTCCTTTAGGTCAAATCTTTGCACATTGCTTTCTGacagtgtgtacagtgagtgCATTCTATCCATTGTTGACTCATACAAACCTTGTTAGAGTTAGCACTGAGGCTTTGACTGTATATAACTCTGCTATTTACAGACTCATGGTCATTTTTTCTGGAATTATAGACCATTACTTATTTGTGTATTATGATCTGAACTGTTTTTCATCCTAATTTCAACCTTTAAATGACCTAATTTACAGAATATATTTGTCATTGTCTTCCAGCAATAATGAAGTTAGTCATGAGTGCCTATTGCACTGAACTCTTTGACATCAGTGTTTCAAATTGCATACTTTTAAAATGACCACAGATATTTTATAACCAACATTTGGCAGTATGCAATTTATATGTGAAAAGGTTAGGAACCCATATTGCAGTCATTAGCAGGCAGGATACTCATTCTCTAGAGAGGGAAATAGAAACTTTCCtgaccacaaaaaaataatctgcACTAAATAATCAGTTTCATTCCAAGATGCTTGCAGTCGTTTAGTCATGTCACAGAACGTAAACGAATTCCTGCCGTCATTTAGTTTGAAAGCTTAAACAATATATTTCTTTATGCTCTCAGCAACTGTTCCCATACAGTTCCTGAGTCTGCCCTCCAGGAATGACGTCATTGTGTTCTTAAAATGGTTTCTTTATTGTGGTCAAGTATTATTTGAGAGGGAAAAAATAGAGACTGCATTGAGACTACAAGTCAACGTGACATAGACTTGGACTGCTTTGCTGTTTTTCGCTCAGTTTTTTTGGCAGGgctttcattaattaattctgcatgaaaatgttcacattgtcctacatttctgtttttttggaggcTGTAGCTGTCAGCATGAAATAAAGCCCTGTTAGATGCGTTGAATTGATCTAAATTAATGCAAGAACATGGAGAAATCATCTGACTAGCTGGAATCACATTATTTGATGGATATTTGCATAAATATAGAATATTCTTACAAAATAAAGTAATCTTTTcgacagtaaaataaaaaaatgttcagcATACAAGGCTGTCTACTATGTGTAGTATGTGGCTTTTTGTTAGGCCATTGAACTAAGATGTTGAGCTGGTTATGTACACTAGTCTATATTTATGATCACCAACAGATGTGTCCTAAAATAGCATGTTaagtattttatacattttacatttctttgtcTAAATAAACAGACAGCATGGAGGACACCCTTAGGTGACATGCTGAGGTGAACACATCAGATAAGAAACATGCATTTATCAAGATGGAATTTTAGAGTTCTACACAAAACTGAATATTATGAACAGCATTTGTAGTTGAACACAGTTCAACTGTAGGTTGATTGTTTGGGGCTACGTTAAATATCTTTCACACCAACACTTTCAGTCTACGGTGAGTAATGTTTACCGTCAGAGCACCTACTGTAGCAACACACAGAAACTGAATGTGGCACAGTGACTGGAGAGAGCGGCGTGTTGTCAGGTCTTATCTCTTTAGATCTGCATTGCTAATGTGGTTCACAAAGACGGCTtaatgcagagacacacactgccTCGCACCCATTGTGGGTACCTTGAAACTAACACtggcttttatttcctgtttagTCTCTTTCAGCACTACACACTGTATGAGTTTCTCTTCACCGAACCCAGGGAGGAGATACTATTGTCCACTGAAGTAAGAGTCATCTCTCTTATCTTATTTTGAATTGTAAGTAGTATGTGTATGACTTTAGTGCTGCTTCTCCAGGATAATAAGAAGTGAACATAACCCTGGTTAATATCCCTCAATAGTTCTGACCACATATTTGCTCACCATGTGACATTAATTTCCATGTTTCTTTGACAACCCTCTCATACTGCCCTTTTGACTGCCTATCAAAGTTGACTACTTCCATTTTTAAATTTGACAgtaatttaaaaatgcagtaTTCAACAATAACAACTATTACATCTACTTGTATATGGTCTAGTAGTACTGTAGGTGACACAAATTAATGGCTAAAATCTGAAAAACAACACCAGCCTTCTCACCATTATAGAGTGTCAGCACAGAGGCAATTATGATTAATTATGTTTTCCCTGAAATTAGTCATGGTCTGAATAGTTAGAAAGCTGGCTTTACTTTTTTCCCTTCATTatacagagagaaaaagacagccAGCCAGtatatctgtgtatgtataAATATGGAAACAGGATACAACCCTAATATTTATGCATCACGTTCCACTAATCAGATTTCTGTTGGTCTCTGAAAGCAGTTGTTGGTGAGGGTTTTACCTCACAGTATAGTCTGGTGTTTAATTAAAACTGATTTGAGGGAAACGGTCCTCTGGGGAGGAAACTAGATCAGGCTACTAGGAAGGGCAGTGACCCTCAAAGAGGGACAGACCTTTCCTGTCTTTGTTCCAAGTTGTCTGTCATACCAGAGACCCTCCTAAGAGCATGAAGCCCCTGAACTGTCCATGCTCAGAGAATAACATCGTAATGGAGAGAACAATATAAGAGTATGAATATGAAGGAAAAATCAGTGAACAAGTCAAGGATGTTGTGTGGGAGAAAGAACCCACAAGAATAAACTGGCACACCCATTGATGCtatataaataatgtaaacTAATTACTCCCAGAAAAATATCATCTGACTCACCCAGCAGAAAAAAATCAATGAGGTGAAATGGACTATTAAGAAGAAATTATATTCAACCCTTAAAAGATTTGGAGTGAGATGATGTAGTGTAGACTGGAAATGCagagaatacactcagtgagcactttattaggtagacctgtacaccagcttgttaatgtaaatattgaatcagccaatcatgtggcagcaaataaaggcataaaagcatgcagacatggtcaagaggttcctcctcttaagtggataggccacagcagtagaagaccaataagtataaaaaatacactcacttagcactttattaggtatttattagacttatttctttgcTGCTATAGCCCATCtgcttaagaggtttgacatgttgtgtgttcatagatgctcttcttcataccgctgttgtgatgtgttgttatttgtgttactgtcaccttcctgtcagctttgaccagtctggcccttctctgacctttctcattagcaaagcgtttctgcccacagaactgctgctcactttttaaaagttttttcgcaccgttctctgcaaactgtagagactgttgtatgtgacaatcccaggagatcagctatttctgacatactcaaaacatcctgtctggcacaaaaaatcattccacggtcagtaTCCCTGAGATcaaatttttcccccattctgatggttgatgtgaacattaactgaagctcctgacccgtatctacatgattgtatgctgccacacaattggctgaatatgtaggtatacaggtgttcctaataaagtgttcactgagtgtatgctggCCCATCCACTAATGATGCTTTGATATCATGTTTGAAGCAGCCCGTGACAGCTAGACTCTAGACAACAACGTCTGAGGTGGAAACAAGACCTCTGTCTGGAATTGGGTTTGCCATGTGTAAACAACGATAGATCTTTTGACTGCCACAGCAAAGCGGCTGAGAGCACAGACATGTCCTTTTCTCCACTTTAGACGTgttaaataatgataatgaggATTTTCATCTTCTGTgtcagagaaacagaaacacaagcagAATAAATCAGCTGTGCCAGTCTGGCTCTGGCTATCTCATTCACCGCCGGCATCTGAATGCTGCATATGCTATATTTATCCGCTAATGAGTTGCTTTTGAGGCAGGGTGGAAATGTGCTCGtcggtatttttttattttttttaataagtgAATGTTGGAGATTTTGATTTTACATTTGTCTATGGAGATGTTCTCTAATATTAAAATACTGATTGCACCAAAATGCTTTGTGACAGCGGACATTGAACGACTGTATTTTGCGGTGAGGTGGAAGTGGTTGTAAACTGATAATGATTTTTGTTTTCGAGTGTGCTGCAATGTATCTGGGATCAGAAACAGTATCTAGGTCAAGCACTGCGCCACAGTTATAATGGGTCCCAAATGTCACATTACATAAAAAGAACCTTTTTTCATCTGTTCTGATGAAGGGTTTAAACCATGTTTTGAATATCTATACATgtattttatcattaaaaatatttcattatttctttaaaaaaaaaaaagtgcacttaATGTAGATGGTAGCATAAAATTGATTTTTTCTGCATATCACAATAGTTCAGCAAAAGGAAACTTTGAGACAAAATTGTTGTTCTCGTTAATTCATTTTGGCTGAACTGGCGAAATTGtactgttttcattttgttgtgAGTTTGGCATCTGTTATTTTGTACATAAACATCTCTGTGGCTTTTTCAGTTTGTTATAGGTCTGAATTAATGCTTTGCTTCCAAGAAAACTTAAAACTTTccagagaaaatgaaatggaaatttaACTCAGGTTTTTAAGTTAGCTATATTCGTTCCAAACATAAGAGGGCAATGTTTCCCTGAAGCTGGTTCCTGAATTATTTataaagcagacacacacatactctctctctctctctctctgtctctctctctctctctcacttgctctctctgtctctctctcacacacacacagagacaccaaTAGCAGACTGCATTACTGTACTGTTTCTTTTAACATCTagtcagaaacaaaatgggaaCATGCTTCAAAACAGTCACTATGCAGCACAAGAACAACAGATCAGCTCATACTGAGCAAATGTGCAACAGTCATGTTGATTAATCCAAACAAGCTGTCCTTGGCAAAGGCAAATGCGCATGTACGTTGAGCAGAAAACAAAAGATGTTACTGTAAGCAAAatctcacactgctgttactgtatttCAGCTTTTTTGTGGCATATTTCAACAGAGGCCGTTGCCAGGTACAGGTTAAGTAACAGGCGAAAAGGTTTGCTGACAGATATCTGGTTCTGTTTCAGGAGCACATAGAGGTGGTCAACTCAGCAGACTTTATTGCACCCCTGGAGGAGGGCATGCCAGTCGATGTCTTCTTCCGTTATATGGCCCAGGCTCCAGCGGAAGAGGCCAAAGAGGTACCGTTAAAAACCGAGTTAAGCTTTTCATTTACCGTGTTATCGAGACAAGGAGCTGTGGCTTATATCTGAAGCCACCACTGCATCAATGGGAAGAAAATATGGGCAGTCTCATGAACATTGCCAGACACCATCAGAAATAGAAAGCTTATAAGGAAATGTTAGCACAAAGCTTTCCCCCAATATGGTTTGTTTCATATTAACATTAACTTCACAGTAAGAAGAAACGCATTCATTCATCTGGCATTGAACTgagaataaatatttt from Conger conger chromosome 2, fConCon1.1, whole genome shotgun sequence encodes the following:
- the cabcoco1 gene encoding ciliary-associated calcium-binding coiled-coil protein 1 isoform X2, whose protein sequence is MTFTGKQKMHMAMENGDSEKKHPTFTEWKLVSLEQINLLLNLEVEDVQLQLEDVLNFKNRQTCLKEAALLDYFVSGFWWAKEMNFTCQQVSGFMALLQLLLDNIREKQMPLVDNFSEFANAIAETRQPPLPQDSSPLFDVDQAISITDYFKSSLFQHYTLYEFLFTEPREEILLSTEEHIEVVNSADFIAPLEEGMPVDVFFRYMAQAPAEEAKEVLKGTQEIPEEQRPEADPQEKVPADGGAVDGSQEVLGQSNDDPVEKLEADVNEKLQVQKESNSARKRRPKKTSAK
- the cabcoco1 gene encoding ciliary-associated calcium-binding coiled-coil protein 1 isoform X1; translation: MATREKVKPNNKSQASDIGTTGINSKERENGDSEKKHPTFTEWKLVSLEQINLLLNLEVEDVQLQLEDVLNFKNRQTCLKEAALLDYFVSGFWWAKEMNFTCQQVSGFMALLQLLLDNIREKQMPLVDNFSEFANAIAETRQPPLPQDSSPLFDVDQAISITDYFKSSLFQHYTLYEFLFTEPREEILLSTEEHIEVVNSADFIAPLEEGMPVDVFFRYMAQAPAEEAKEVLKGTQEIPEEQRPEADPQEKVPADGGAVDGSQEVLGQSNDDPVEKLEADVNEKLQVQKESNSARKRRPKKTSAK